In the Bacillota bacterium LX-D genome, one interval contains:
- a CDS encoding chemotaxis protein CheA, with product MTSDIDLSQYLGIFLDEAEEQVQTLDQSIVLLENEEDNMELLNKIFRAAHTLKGASASMGFEKMAHLTHAMENILDRLRHGDINVSTEIINVLLKALDNLQLLKDQIAANQQEEADVEPVIAELKKAGEIAENSSADQPKEAQQVEQPAAEKKAQQATVNSTEITQQLAASQELQLDDVERNIINTAKIKGYNVWHIIVKLVDDCLMKAARAYIVFNNLKESGEVIKTTPTTTEIEEEKFDNSFEIVLISHEDADHIRSIITSITEIDDVVVTPVVLEDEKNTAAQKQQQPIQQQHQQEGTTPNKAQTKPQAAAKVAQTVRVDVQRLENLMNLVGELVIDRTRLLDVGGGLKNKLGSGKLVETLEEVSVHIGRITTDLQEEIMKARMFPIEQVFNRFPRMVRDLAQKANKEIEFIVEGRETELDRTVIEEIGDPLIHLLRNAIDHGIEHPEERIALGKPEKGTVILKAFHQENQIIITVEDDGKGMDPAKLREKVVEKGLMSAEAANRLSEREVFNVIFLPGFSTAKVVSDVSGRGVGMDIVRNHIEKINGIIDIDTAIGKGTRFTIKLPLTLAINRSLLVYLEQSVFAFPLSSVVEIINVEKKAIQRIQKRDVILVRGEVLPLVKLRELLMEQKMEELPDKFPVVVCGISEKRIGFIIDSLLGEQEIVIKSLGEYIGQVPGLAGATIMGDGRVALILDVRGLIGQTGVDSYAFAG from the coding sequence ATGACATCGGATATTGATTTATCTCAGTACCTTGGAATTTTTTTAGATGAAGCTGAAGAGCAGGTCCAAACTTTAGATCAATCTATCGTTTTACTAGAAAATGAAGAGGATAATATGGAGCTGCTGAACAAAATCTTCCGTGCAGCCCATACTTTAAAGGGCGCTTCTGCTTCTATGGGCTTTGAAAAAATGGCCCATTTAACTCATGCTATGGAAAATATTTTAGACCGCTTGCGTCATGGAGATATTAACGTATCTACAGAAATTATTAATGTACTGCTGAAGGCATTAGATAACTTGCAGTTATTAAAAGATCAAATTGCCGCCAACCAACAAGAGGAAGCAGACGTGGAACCGGTTATTGCCGAATTAAAAAAAGCTGGGGAAATAGCAGAAAATTCTTCAGCAGATCAACCAAAAGAAGCCCAGCAGGTAGAACAGCCTGCTGCCGAAAAGAAAGCGCAGCAAGCAACTGTAAATTCAACAGAAATAACCCAGCAACTGGCCGCTTCTCAAGAACTGCAGTTAGACGACGTGGAACGCAACATTATTAATACAGCAAAAATTAAGGGCTATAACGTTTGGCATATTATAGTCAAATTAGTTGACGATTGTTTAATGAAAGCTGCCAGGGCGTATATCGTTTTTAATAACCTGAAAGAATCAGGGGAAGTTATTAAAACTACTCCAACGACAACAGAAATTGAAGAAGAAAAATTTGATAATTCTTTTGAAATTGTACTTATTAGCCACGAAGATGCAGACCATATCAGAAGTATCATTACTTCAATTACGGAAATTGATGACGTTGTGGTTACCCCCGTTGTCTTAGAAGACGAAAAAAACACTGCTGCCCAAAAGCAGCAACAGCCTATACAACAGCAGCACCAACAGGAAGGGACTACTCCTAATAAAGCCCAAACTAAGCCCCAAGCAGCAGCTAAGGTTGCTCAAACAGTCAGGGTAGATGTGCAGCGCTTAGAAAATTTAATGAACCTTGTGGGAGAATTGGTTATTGACCGAACCCGTTTGCTAGATGTAGGGGGTGGCCTGAAAAACAAACTAGGTTCAGGCAAATTAGTTGAAACTTTGGAAGAAGTATCCGTCCATATTGGCCGAATTACTACAGACCTGCAAGAAGAAATCATGAAGGCTAGAATGTTCCCTATTGAGCAAGTCTTTAATCGCTTTCCCAGAATGGTTAGAGATTTAGCCCAAAAGGCAAATAAAGAAATTGAATTTATTGTGGAAGGACGGGAAACAGAATTAGACCGTACGGTAATCGAAGAAATCGGAGATCCGTTAATTCACTTGCTGCGTAATGCTATCGACCATGGAATTGAACATCCCGAGGAAAGGATAGCTTTAGGTAAACCGGAAAAAGGGACAGTTATCTTAAAGGCTTTCCATCAGGAAAACCAAATCATTATTACTGTAGAAGATGATGGAAAAGGAATGGACCCGGCTAAGCTGAGAGAAAAAGTAGTGGAAAAAGGTTTAATGTCAGCTGAAGCAGCCAACCGCCTCAGCGAAAGAGAAGTGTTTAATGTTATCTTTTTACCAGGCTTCTCCACAGCAAAAGTAGTTAGCGATGTTTCCGGCCGCGGGGTGGGCATGGATATTGTACGGAATCATATTGAGAAAATTAATGGTATTATCGATATTGATACTGCTATAGGTAAAGGTACGAGATTTACCATTAAGCTCCCCTTAACCTTAGCAATTAACCGTTCCTTACTTGTCTACCTGGAACAAAGCGTTTTTGCTTTTCCTTTATCCAGCGTTGTCGAGATTATCAATGTAGAGAAAAAAGCCATTCAGAGAATTCAAAAAAGAGACGTTATTTTAGTCCGGGGAGAAGTGCTTCCTCTGGTTAAACTACGGGAATTGCTAATGGAACAAAAAATGGAAGAACTGCCGGATAAATTCCCTGTGGTAGTCTGCGGGATTTCCGAAAAAAGAATTGGCTTCATTATAGACAGCCTTCTGGGAGAACAGGAGATAGTTATTAAATCCTTAGGAGAGTATATTGGTCAAGTGCCGGGACTAGCTGGAGCTACAATTATGGGAGATGGGAGAGTTGCCTTGATTCTGGATGTAAGAGGATTAATTGGACAAACAGGGGTGGATTCTTATGCCTTCGCAGGTTAA
- the flgK gene encoding flagellar hook-associated protein FlgK, producing MSGGTFFGLNTAILGLFAQQAAVNTTAHNISNANTEGYTRQQAILETTVAFPEPALNRPGGAGQLGTGVTVAEIRRIRDAFLDVQIRKETASLGRYEEQNKTLSQVETIFTEPSDTGLTAILDKFWSAWNELSKNAENSPIRTTVRETAVTLADTLNHMSSQLDTIQSDLNQTTDIYVQEVNTIAEQIASLNLQISAIQGAGDQPNDLKDRRDYLLDKLSKITDYTYKEDAKTGMVTVTIGGKDLINGGNFNKIFFQNAEGSEQINWVPTAGAYWNKTTDKDPTNLDDLNALRGMSTGLEALAVTNGQLQGISDNRNAVRGYEDNLDKIAKALAEEINEIQTSGYDLNGENGVKFFIGDTEDGIITAANIKVNTKITSDLIEGGNIVKGITRIAAAKKLNDNGTVLAGDGSNALEIYNLSTKIFTQAENSDLAGTSITNYYKDFVAAIGVRTNTAVNNETNQQVLTNQLSSRKESYSGVSTDEEVTNLIQYQKAYQACAKVINVIDEMLETVVSGLKR from the coding sequence ATGTCGGGGGGAACATTTTTCGGCCTCAATACGGCTATCTTAGGTTTATTTGCCCAACAAGCGGCAGTAAATACAACAGCCCATAATATCTCCAATGCTAATACAGAAGGATATACAAGACAACAAGCTATTCTCGAGACCACAGTAGCCTTCCCTGAACCAGCCCTTAATAGGCCGGGGGGAGCGGGACAACTGGGCACCGGTGTAACTGTAGCGGAAATCCGTAGGATAAGAGATGCTTTTTTAGATGTGCAAATTCGCAAGGAAACAGCAAGCCTAGGCCGCTATGAAGAGCAAAATAAAACCTTAAGCCAGGTAGAAACTATTTTTACGGAACCTTCTGACACAGGCTTAACTGCTATCCTCGATAAGTTTTGGTCTGCTTGGAATGAATTAAGTAAAAACGCTGAGAACTCTCCTATCCGGACTACTGTGCGGGAAACAGCCGTGACTTTAGCAGACACCTTAAACCATATGAGCAGCCAGTTGGATACGATTCAAAGCGACCTTAATCAAACAACGGATATTTATGTTCAGGAGGTTAACACCATTGCAGAACAAATTGCCAGCCTCAATTTACAAATTTCCGCTATCCAAGGTGCAGGGGATCAGCCTAATGACTTAAAAGACCGCCGAGATTATCTCCTGGATAAATTATCTAAAATCACTGATTATACTTATAAAGAAGATGCTAAGACGGGTATGGTTACTGTAACAATTGGCGGTAAAGATTTGATAAACGGAGGCAATTTTAATAAAATATTTTTTCAAAATGCAGAAGGCAGTGAACAAATAAATTGGGTTCCAACGGCAGGAGCCTACTGGAATAAAACTACAGATAAGGATCCGACTAATTTAGATGATTTGAATGCTTTGCGGGGAATGTCCACTGGTTTAGAAGCACTAGCTGTTACTAATGGGCAGCTGCAAGGTATAAGTGATAATAGAAATGCTGTTCGAGGATATGAAGATAATTTAGATAAAATAGCGAAAGCCTTGGCTGAAGAAATAAATGAAATCCAAACTTCGGGCTATGATCTAAACGGTGAAAATGGTGTAAAATTTTTCATTGGGGATACCGAAGATGGAATAATTACGGCAGCCAATATTAAAGTTAACACCAAAATTACTTCGGATTTAATTGAAGGCGGAAATATCGTAAAGGGTATTACGAGAATTGCCGCTGCTAAAAAATTAAATGATAATGGTACAGTCCTCGCCGGGGACGGTTCCAATGCTTTAGAAATTTATAATTTATCCACTAAAATTTTTACCCAGGCTGAAAATTCTGATTTAGCAGGCACCAGTATTACTAACTATTATAAAGATTTTGTGGCAGCCATTGGCGTTAGAACAAATACAGCTGTTAATAACGAAACTAACCAACAAGTACTAACAAATCAATTGTCCAGCCGGAAAGAATCCTACTCCGGTGTTTCAACAGATGAGGAAGTAACGAATTTAATTCAATATCAAAAAGCTTACCAAGCCTGTGCTAAAGTTATCAATGTTATTGATGAAATGTTAGAAACCGTAGTCAGCGGACTTAAACGCTAG
- the flgM gene encoding flagellar biosynthesis anti-sigma factor FlgM: MKIQGNSPVKINALNAYQKSGSPRKSENIQQDSVELSAQAKEIAELQKKAGQLPEVRQERVADLKQKIAQGQYQIPAEKLADKLLQTIAQEKK; this comes from the coding sequence ATGAAGATTCAGGGTAATTCCCCAGTAAAAATAAATGCTTTAAATGCTTATCAAAAATCGGGATCTCCTCGAAAAAGTGAAAATATTCAGCAAGATTCTGTGGAACTTTCAGCTCAAGCTAAAGAAATTGCTGAGCTGCAAAAGAAAGCTGGGCAGCTTCCCGAAGTAAGACAGGAGCGAGTAGCTGATTTAAAGCAAAAGATAGCTCAAGGCCAGTACCAGATTCCTGCGGAGAAACTAGCTGATAAATTGCTCCAGACTATAGCTCAGGAAAAGAAATAA
- a CDS encoding chemotaxis response regulator protein-glutamate methylesterase, with the protein MPSQVNVLVVDDSAFMRQVIIKMLESDSEIKVVGYARDGQEALDKIQRFKPNVVTMDVEMPGMNGYETLEKIMCQSPTPVLMLSAVTTNGAQATLKALELGAVDFVAKPEKRADITQLAAELPQKVKMAARVSVVKICQRRNVKLNKITTPTADSAKPFPVIATTPMPVQPPVLLPPKNAGSGKKGIEVVAVGTSTGGPAALNTLISSLPANLPAGVLIVQHMPVGFTATLAQRLNDLGRMPVKEAEQGDIVQKGRALLAPAGWQMELVRENGQVRINLSKESPVETLFKPSVDVLFLSVAKVYGSRSLGVVMTGMGSDGLRGLKAMKAQQCCSIAEAESSCVVYGMPRSIVEAGLADKVVPLPKIAEEIVNFVTL; encoded by the coding sequence ATGCCTTCGCAGGTTAATGTTCTAGTAGTTGACGATTCCGCTTTTATGCGGCAGGTTATTATCAAGATGTTAGAAAGCGATTCAGAGATAAAAGTCGTAGGTTATGCCAGAGATGGCCAGGAAGCGCTGGATAAAATTCAGCGCTTCAAACCTAATGTCGTCACTATGGACGTAGAAATGCCCGGCATGAATGGTTATGAAACTTTAGAAAAAATTATGTGTCAATCTCCTACGCCTGTTCTAATGCTTAGTGCAGTTACTACTAATGGCGCTCAAGCAACCTTAAAAGCATTGGAATTAGGTGCAGTAGATTTTGTGGCTAAACCAGAAAAAAGAGCGGATATAACACAACTTGCTGCTGAACTGCCTCAAAAAGTCAAAATGGCAGCCAGAGTATCTGTAGTAAAAATTTGTCAGCGAAGAAATGTTAAGCTCAATAAGATAACAACTCCGACTGCTGATTCCGCTAAGCCGTTTCCTGTAATTGCAACTACCCCAATGCCGGTTCAGCCCCCTGTGCTGCTGCCTCCGAAAAATGCCGGCAGTGGGAAAAAAGGAATTGAAGTAGTGGCAGTGGGCACTAGTACAGGAGGCCCAGCAGCTTTAAATACGCTAATAAGTTCTTTACCTGCTAATCTACCGGCTGGGGTGCTGATTGTACAGCATATGCCGGTGGGATTTACAGCTACTTTGGCCCAAAGGTTAAATGATTTAGGCAGGATGCCTGTTAAGGAAGCTGAACAAGGGGATATTGTCCAAAAAGGCAGGGCTTTACTTGCCCCGGCAGGCTGGCAAATGGAACTGGTACGGGAAAATGGACAAGTGAGGATAAACTTGTCCAAAGAATCTCCGGTGGAAACCCTTTTTAAACCTTCTGTGGATGTACTTTTTTTATCTGTAGCTAAAGTTTACGGCAGCCGCAGCTTAGGAGTAGTAATGACAGGGATGGGCAGCGACGGGCTCAGAGGTTTAAAAGCAATGAAAGCACAGCAGTGCTGCTCCATTGCTGAAGCGGAAAGTTCCTGCGTTGTCTACGGAATGCCTCGTTCCATTGTGGAAGCAGGTTTGGCAGATAAAGTTGTTCCCTTACCAAAAATTGCTGAGGAAATTGTTAATTTTGTTACCCTTTGA
- a CDS encoding chemotaxis protein CheW, which produces MEEKEKQMNAEEQLVVFNLAGETYGIDISLVHEIIRMQTITKVPKTPHFVEGVINLRGRIVPVIDLHQRFGLPGTEQTQESRIIVVEVAGVTVGMIVDSVSEVLRLPVANIEPPPPAISGGIDSAYLRGVGKWREQLIILLELSKVLYKDQKEMQQDFTEKSRVG; this is translated from the coding sequence ATGGAAGAAAAAGAAAAACAAATGAATGCCGAGGAACAACTAGTTGTGTTTAATCTAGCTGGTGAAACCTATGGGATAGACATTTCCTTAGTACACGAAATTATTAGAATGCAGACAATTACTAAAGTACCAAAAACACCCCATTTCGTTGAAGGAGTTATTAATTTGCGTGGTAGAATTGTACCTGTCATAGATTTACATCAGCGTTTTGGTCTTCCTGGCACAGAGCAGACCCAGGAATCTAGAATAATTGTCGTTGAAGTTGCTGGGGTGACTGTGGGTATGATTGTAGATTCGGTTTCTGAAGTATTGCGTTTACCAGTGGCTAATATTGAGCCCCCACCTCCGGCTATTTCCGGAGGCATCGACTCAGCATATTTAAGAGGCGTTGGAAAATGGCGGGAACAGCTGATTATTTTGTTGGAACTTTCCAAAGTGTTGTATAAAGATCAAAAGGAAATGCAGCAGGACTTTACGGAAAAATCCCGTGTAGGCTAA
- the fliW gene encoding flagellar assembly protein FliW: MKLETSSSGSVEVPQEVTFSLPQGLLGFEEFRDFALLPIPENPYFYWLQSIENSSLTFLLVDPFVFFPKYTVDLGDELLDNLKITKQAEAAVFTIVTIPKEGIEKATTNLIGPVVFNLQAKIGRQIIVDANNYSTKHLLFPQKPLAAASR, from the coding sequence ATGAAACTGGAGACTAGTAGTTCTGGCTCTGTTGAGGTTCCCCAAGAGGTAACTTTTTCCTTGCCTCAAGGTTTGTTGGGTTTTGAAGAGTTTCGTGATTTTGCTTTGCTTCCTATACCTGAAAATCCTTATTTTTATTGGCTCCAGTCTATTGAAAACAGCAGCTTAACTTTCTTGTTGGTGGACCCCTTTGTTTTCTTCCCAAAATATACCGTGGATTTGGGAGATGAGCTACTAGATAATTTAAAAATAACAAAACAAGCTGAAGCAGCTGTTTTTACTATCGTAACTATTCCTAAAGAAGGCATAGAAAAAGCAACCACAAATTTAATTGGACCCGTTGTTTTTAATCTTCAAGCCAAAATAGGAAGGCAAATTATTGTTGATGCAAATAACTATAGTACAAAACACCTCTTGTTTCCCCAAAAACCTTTAGCAGCAGCAAGTAGGTGA
- a CDS encoding flagellar protein FlgN: MDHNLDLLQTLMQKENEVVEELLNLAEQELEALKIDDLQSLTTITQKQHKICQELTGLEKERLQLQTVLSSTYNLQPNFSLTELIAAIPENQQLAALGQKLKRNYTSLKELNGINSLLIKQSLSLTNKILGALMPNRKPVVYGQSGTYENSIPKTIKLDKSV; this comes from the coding sequence ATGGACCATAACTTGGATTTACTGCAGACACTGATGCAGAAGGAAAATGAAGTAGTTGAAGAATTGCTTAATTTAGCCGAACAAGAATTAGAAGCCTTAAAGATTGATGACTTACAAAGTTTAACGACTATAACTCAAAAACAGCATAAAATTTGCCAGGAATTAACTGGCCTCGAAAAAGAACGTTTACAGCTGCAAACAGTGTTAAGCTCCACATATAACTTACAGCCTAACTTTTCCTTAACGGAGCTGATAGCAGCCATTCCGGAAAATCAGCAGCTGGCTGCTTTAGGGCAAAAGCTCAAACGCAATTATACTAGTTTAAAAGAGCTAAATGGAATTAATAGTTTATTAATTAAACAGTCTTTGAGTTTAACTAATAAAATTTTGGGAGCTTTAATGCCTAATAGAAAACCTGTAGTATACGGACAAAGTGGTACCTACGAAAACAGTATTCCTAAAACCATTAAGCTAGATAAAAGCGTCTAG
- the flgL gene encoding flagellar hook-associated protein FlgL gives MRVTNRMLSTNLLSNLNRNLNIMSKTQNQMSTGKKVSRPSDDPVAVTLIMGNHSTISEQERCMKNMEDGIDWLDATDSALGDITSVIQRVSELAVAGASDTNSTSSKEAIAKEIGQLSDQLFQIANTNYAGRYIFGGTYTNQTPFVKDSGEIEYQGNDESLNWEINTGITIAVNATGQDIFQVDSSTGKSKLFQLLADIKTTLETESGDAGDYLDDIQEQLDNVLEQRAIVGAKGKRLEMAKEQMSEVNLNLTELNSKMEDIDIAEATMNYAMQEAVYKAALMTGTKILQPSLLDYLN, from the coding sequence ATGCGTGTTACTAATCGAATGTTAAGTACAAATTTACTGAGTAATTTAAACCGCAATTTAAATATAATGTCAAAAACCCAAAATCAAATGTCTACTGGCAAAAAAGTTTCCCGTCCTTCCGACGATCCGGTTGCTGTTACTTTAATTATGGGAAATCATTCAACTATTTCTGAACAGGAAAGATGTATGAAAAATATGGAAGATGGCATCGATTGGCTGGATGCTACAGATTCCGCTTTAGGTGATATAACTTCAGTAATTCAGAGAGTATCTGAACTAGCCGTTGCTGGAGCCAGTGATACTAACTCCACCAGTTCAAAAGAAGCCATTGCTAAAGAAATAGGGCAGTTATCGGATCAACTTTTCCAAATAGCCAATACCAATTATGCAGGACGCTATATTTTCGGAGGAACTTACACGAATCAAACACCTTTTGTAAAAGATAGCGGGGAAATAGAGTATCAAGGAAACGATGAAAGTTTAAACTGGGAAATAAATACGGGAATTACTATTGCTGTCAACGCGACGGGTCAGGATATATTCCAAGTTGATAGCAGCACAGGAAAAAGCAAATTATTTCAATTATTGGCAGATATAAAAACAACTTTAGAAACAGAGAGTGGCGACGCCGGAGATTATCTTGACGATATTCAGGAGCAGCTGGACAACGTTCTGGAGCAAAGAGCTATTGTAGGTGCGAAGGGCAAAAGACTAGAAATGGCTAAAGAACAAATGAGTGAAGTAAATTTAAACCTGACAGAATTAAACTCTAAAATGGAAGATATCGATATTGCGGAAGCTACTATGAATTATGCCATGCAGGAAGCAGTATACAAAGCAGCCCTCATGACGGGTACTAAAATACTGCAGCCATCTTTACTTGACTACTTGAACTAA
- a CDS encoding D-alanyl-D-alanine carboxypeptidase family protein, with protein sequence MKSNQRMLALVLTIFLLMSLIMPIIPAYAEAEPQIIGESAVLIEMNSGQVLWSKNDQIARPPASTTKIMTALIALEKGKLTDKVVISKAATEVEGTRVYLKVGEKQTLENLLYAMLLNSANDAAYAIAEHIGGNVNNFAKLMNAEAKKIGAVHTHFVTPNGLPADGHYTTAYDLALIARTAMQNEKFREIVATKTRPWHGAAWESTLHNQNNLLFNYSGTIGVKTGYTSEAKMCLVTAAQRNGDTYLAVVLGSSGKNIWTDSEKLLDYAFKNYYTQALAVKGETVAEVKVGKNDLQVTPISDLVYLQSRITPVHPQSKIKILPVKKSVEKGEKVGEIQYLWKGQEIGKVELVAKNSVQKDITLLDGWLYLTSAVTICLFSGILLKFAKGRKSRGFRRARYGYKLYN encoded by the coding sequence ATGAAGTCCAACCAAAGGATGCTAGCATTAGTTCTAACAATATTTTTGCTAATGTCTTTGATAATGCCCATTATACCGGCTTATGCCGAAGCTGAACCACAAATTATAGGGGAATCTGCTGTTTTAATTGAAATGAACAGCGGCCAAGTTCTTTGGTCCAAAAATGATCAGATTGCTCGCCCCCCTGCTAGTACAACAAAAATTATGACAGCATTAATTGCTTTAGAAAAAGGCAAACTCACAGATAAAGTTGTGATTAGCAAAGCAGCAACAGAAGTGGAAGGGACCAGGGTCTATTTAAAAGTTGGAGAAAAACAAACCTTAGAAAATCTACTTTACGCCATGCTTTTAAATTCGGCTAACGATGCCGCTTATGCCATTGCCGAACATATTGGAGGCAATGTTAATAATTTCGCTAAGCTAATGAATGCCGAAGCTAAAAAAATCGGCGCTGTACACACTCATTTTGTAACACCTAATGGATTGCCGGCTGATGGGCATTACACAACTGCTTATGACCTAGCTTTAATTGCCAGGACAGCTATGCAGAACGAAAAATTTAGAGAAATTGTGGCCACCAAAACAAGACCTTGGCATGGCGCCGCTTGGGAGAGTACCCTGCACAACCAAAATAACCTGCTTTTCAACTACAGCGGTACAATAGGTGTTAAAACAGGCTATACTAGCGAAGCTAAAATGTGTTTAGTTACTGCTGCCCAGCGCAATGGAGATACATACTTAGCCGTAGTTTTAGGCAGCTCCGGGAAAAATATTTGGACCGATTCAGAAAAACTGCTGGATTATGCTTTTAAAAATTACTATACCCAGGCCCTAGCTGTTAAAGGGGAAACGGTAGCGGAAGTTAAAGTAGGTAAAAATGATTTACAAGTTACTCCTATTTCAGATTTAGTATACCTACAATCCAGAATAACTCCTGTTCACCCCCAAAGTAAAATTAAAATTCTGCCTGTGAAAAAATCCGTAGAAAAGGGAGAAAAAGTCGGGGAAATCCAATATTTATGGAAAGGACAGGAAATCGGAAAAGTAGAGTTAGTAGCAAAAAATTCTGTCCAAAAAGACATTACATTACTTGATGGGTGGCTTTATCTAACTTCTGCCGTCACTATCTGTTTATTCTCTGGCATTTTACTCAAATTTGCCAAAGGAAGAAAAAGCAGAGGATTTAGAAGAGCTCGTTATGGGTACAAGCTATATAATTAA
- a CDS encoding FapA family protein, with protein sequence MENSESRQLNGTAAIENGKVLVTNPFEGGQPAVLIPGEHVIVMFNGQQLTKPQEVKAEDQIQLLPKETLPQWTAQIRLSDDKMAAYLVLERSTGEVFTVGDSPPAFRLDVKAVIKERIKPQITAEDIISVLKAKGIIHGILPKVINIAIESDQEVEYIVAKGDPPLPGKDAAIRKIYEEKNLNSEQDASLMRYFNLISVEAGEPLVEIIPPEPGKNGTDVLGNIVSSPPPKTIDLRAGKGAVLSSDGTKASAAIAGNPVLKGTIISVSPVYALTGDVDTKTGHINFKGDITIYGNVQDGMKVTASGKVLVNGFVGKSLIVAGGDVLIQQNMVGGTARAGGAATVYQKLHGSLLKTKDILKRLKQGVKQLKENSAFAHNQDVAKFGDGVLLRVLLDSKFKKLPLLLQEIGQELEKLLSTPNEELEFFQKSYINFRKEILVRISTKLNTASAISEFIEKFLGDIDQFLAVIGDEIKDKSKLVIPYAQNSHLESSGDVLITGKGCYSSNIYAGGNVVIYGSPGVFRGGEITAEGSVKVRELGSHGEALTMVSVKKGKWVVADKVFPGVTVKVGSRTEKFSVITNGVQLRGE encoded by the coding sequence ATGGAAAACTCCGAAAGCAGGCAGCTTAATGGGACTGCAGCAATTGAAAATGGCAAAGTTTTAGTAACAAACCCATTTGAAGGTGGTCAACCTGCAGTTTTAATCCCTGGAGAACATGTAATTGTAATGTTTAATGGACAGCAATTAACTAAACCTCAGGAAGTAAAGGCGGAGGACCAAATTCAATTACTGCCTAAAGAGACTTTACCCCAATGGACAGCTCAAATTCGCTTAAGCGATGATAAAATGGCCGCCTATTTAGTTTTGGAAAGGTCTACAGGGGAAGTTTTTACTGTTGGCGATTCTCCGCCGGCTTTTAGGTTGGATGTAAAGGCTGTAATTAAGGAAAGAATTAAACCCCAGATTACAGCAGAAGATATTATCTCAGTACTTAAGGCCAAAGGCATTATCCACGGAATTTTACCTAAGGTAATTAATATAGCCATTGAGTCAGACCAGGAAGTTGAATATATTGTAGCCAAAGGAGATCCTCCTTTGCCGGGGAAAGATGCTGCAATTAGGAAAATATATGAGGAAAAGAACCTAAATTCTGAACAAGATGCATCCCTTATGCGCTATTTTAATTTAATCAGCGTGGAAGCAGGGGAGCCGTTGGTAGAAATTATACCGCCTGAGCCAGGAAAAAATGGTACAGATGTTTTAGGAAACATAGTTTCCTCACCTCCACCTAAAACTATTGATTTAAGGGCAGGTAAAGGTGCAGTTCTCAGTTCCGACGGTACTAAAGCATCGGCAGCTATAGCTGGAAATCCCGTACTGAAAGGCACCATTATTTCCGTCAGTCCTGTTTATGCATTAACTGGTGATGTAGACACTAAAACTGGACATATTAATTTCAAAGGAGATATTACAATTTATGGAAACGTACAGGATGGAATGAAAGTTACAGCAAGTGGGAAGGTACTGGTCAATGGTTTTGTAGGTAAAAGCCTTATCGTCGCCGGGGGAGATGTTTTAATTCAACAAAATATGGTTGGAGGCACTGCCCGAGCCGGAGGTGCTGCAACAGTTTACCAAAAGCTTCATGGGAGTTTACTTAAAACAAAGGACATCCTCAAACGGCTAAAACAGGGGGTAAAACAGCTTAAGGAAAATTCAGCTTTTGCCCATAATCAAGATGTGGCTAAATTTGGCGATGGAGTATTGCTGAGAGTACTTTTAGATTCTAAATTTAAGAAACTGCCATTGCTGCTGCAGGAAATTGGCCAAGAATTAGAAAAATTGTTAAGTACTCCTAATGAGGAATTGGAATTTTTTCAAAAGTCCTATATAAATTTTAGAAAAGAAATATTAGTTCGGATATCTACTAAGTTAAATACAGCTTCTGCAATTTCAGAATTTATTGAAAAATTCCTTGGAGATATAGATCAATTTTTAGCTGTTATTGGTGATGAAATTAAAGATAAATCTAAACTAGTTATACCTTATGCCCAAAATTCTCATTTAGAGTCCAGCGGAGATGTGCTCATTACGGGCAAAGGCTGCTATAGTTCAAATATCTATGCTGGAGGCAATGTGGTTATTTACGGTTCCCCTGGAGTATTTCGAGGCGGTGAGATTACCGCTGAAGGAAGCGTCAAAGTCCGAGAGTTAGGCAGCCATGGAGAAGCACTTACGATGGTATCAGTAAAAAAAGGCAAATGGGTAGTTGCTGACAAGGTTTTTCCAGGGGTGACTGTTAAAGTAGGTTCAAGAACAGAAAAATTTAGTGTTATAACAAACGGAGTTCAGCTTAGAGGCGAGTAA